A portion of the Bacillus sp. 2205SS5-2 genome contains these proteins:
- a CDS encoding Dps family protein has protein sequence MSEKLMNSVNKQVANWTVLYTKLHNFHWYVKGHQFFALHEKFEEFYNEADTHIDELAERLLALEGKPVATMKESLEWASIKEAKGNESSDQMVEILVEDFRTLIDELKEGMKVADEVGDETTGDMLLSIHQGLEKHVWMLNSFLGK, from the coding sequence ATGTCTGAAAAATTAATGAATAGTGTGAATAAGCAAGTAGCTAACTGGACGGTGCTTTATACAAAATTACATAACTTCCATTGGTATGTGAAAGGACATCAATTCTTTGCTCTCCATGAGAAATTCGAAGAGTTTTACAATGAGGCAGATACGCATATTGATGAACTAGCAGAGCGGTTACTTGCACTTGAAGGAAAGCCAGTTGCGACTATGAAAGAAAGTTTAGAGTGGGCATCAATTAAAGAGGCAAAAGGAAATGAAAGCTCTGATCAGATGGTCGAAATTTTAGTTGAAGATTTTAGAACATTAATTGATGAGTTAAAAGAAGGTATGAAGGTAGCGGATGAAGTCGGCGATGAGACCACTGGTGATATGTTGCTTTCGATTCACCAAGGGTTAGAGAAACATGTATGGATGTTAAATTCATTTTTAGGTAAATAG
- the ytzI gene encoding YtzI protein has protein sequence MVYTLVIIISIVIILLVIGISALTTSKAYSYKHTIDPVQENSYDKNAEHDSNNADKQTK, from the coding sequence ATGGTTTATACATTAGTCATTATCATTTCTATTGTCATCATTCTCTTAGTGATTGGGATCAGTGCCTTGACCACTAGCAAGGCCTATTCCTATAAACATACGATTGATCCTGTCCAAGAAAATTCCTATGACAAGAATGCAGAGCATGACTCAAATAACGCAGACAAACAGACGAAATAA
- a CDS encoding S-ribosylhomocysteine lyase encodes MPSVESFELDHNAVKAPFVRHCGVHHIGSDGVVNKFDIRFCQPNKQAMKPDAIHTLEHLLAFNIRKYADEFDHFDIIDISPMGCQTGFYLVVSGSPTVEEVIDLLENTLKEAVEITEIPAANEKQCGQAKLHDLDGAKRLMNFWLSQSKAKLTQVFA; translated from the coding sequence ATGCCTTCAGTTGAAAGTTTTGAACTTGACCACAATGCGGTGAAAGCACCCTTTGTACGTCACTGCGGAGTACATCACATTGGATCAGATGGAGTTGTAAATAAATTTGATATTCGGTTTTGCCAGCCAAATAAACAAGCAATGAAGCCAGATGCAATCCATACTTTGGAACATTTGCTAGCCTTTAATATCCGAAAATATGCTGATGAATTTGATCATTTTGATATTATCGATATTTCGCCTATGGGATGTCAAACTGGATTTTACCTAGTCGTGAGCGGGAGTCCTACGGTTGAGGAAGTCATTGACTTACTTGAAAATACATTGAAAGAAGCGGTTGAAATTACAGAAATTCCCGCTGCAAATGAAAAGCAATGTGGTCAAGCCAAGCTTCATGATTTGGACGGAGCCAAAAGATTAATGAATTTCTGGCTCTCTCAAAGTAAAGCAAAATTAACGCAAGTGTTTGCCTAA
- the yidD gene encoding membrane protein insertion efficiency factor YidD, translated as MKKIMILFIKIYQKVISPLKPPTCRYYPTCSHYGLEAINRFGPLKGGWLTVKRISRCHPFHPGGIDPVPEANQSPSKK; from the coding sequence ATGAAAAAAATCATGATTTTATTCATCAAAATATATCAAAAAGTCATCTCCCCCTTAAAGCCGCCTACATGTCGTTATTATCCAACTTGTTCACATTATGGTCTAGAAGCCATCAATCGGTTTGGTCCCTTAAAGGGTGGTTGGCTAACGGTGAAACGTATTAGCCGCTGCCATCCTTTTCACCCCGGCGGAATCGACCCTGTTCCGGAGGCCAATCAATCGCCTTCAAAAAAATAA